A part of Papaver somniferum cultivar HN1 unplaced genomic scaffold, ASM357369v1 unplaced-scaffold_118, whole genome shotgun sequence genomic DNA contains:
- the LOC113330467 gene encoding uncharacterized protein LOC113330467 has translation MENIRAEMMAEIQQLKTRQGGGRMEEVMREAATTPLTAHLAKALNPQNCPIPAFECYDGCSDPAAHLRYFPSILKGSTLSWFDNLPPNSIDSYIQLTEKFLRTYMYNKAVNAEMDKLFSLAVAYKETIREYTDRWHKIYQAIGNVDPVVSINFYKWGLDRMSPLFVEIHGSVPTTEGDIRVIIENHARLEEIQRENPRAQTQRYHRINSVEKASGSKRRNSVERSNEDKRGQRDDRRSDDRKFEDQFFTKLNTNYTRILREIKNRENLEWLWFKGKQPPRSEKSRDYCEYHCFNGHQTEKCKNLKIIIQKLIDAGDLKQYVQKAEIDDMIGKRLRKQFEDYYELYKIDGVEVDENEAWMNAPMTFDAEDVEEDMEEHNDPLVIILPVEGCNVKKILIDGGSSVNVLFYDTFKRMKLNDEQLMSSYYTIYGFNDAPTKPLGDIVLEVKAGPMNIETRFSVVDTPSPYNAIIGRRWVHKLKGVATTYHQYLRFPTPEGVMEIKGDQVTARKFQALQNQLNNEQDEQRKSHRNKNKAASKDKAIDLYLEEISGKSLTKENIVLTTEAGTSVAKGAEEPTK, from the exons ATGGAGAACATTCGTGCTGAAATGATGGCTGAAATTCAGCAACTGAAGACGAGGCAAGGAGGAGGAAGGATGGAAGAAGTGATGAGAGAAGCTGCCACCACACCACTGACTGCACATTTGGCCAAAGCTCTTAATCCCCAGAATTGTCCTATCCCAGCCTTCGAATGTTACGATGGATGCAGTGACCCCGCAGCCCATCTTCG ATACTTTCCTTCAATCTTGAAAGGATCGACTCTATCGTGGTTCGATAACCTACCACCCAATTCCATCGACTCCTACATCCAGCTCACTGAGAAATTCTTAaggacttacatgtacaacaaggccgtCAACGCAGAAATGGACAAGCTCTTCTCGTTAGCAGTCGCATACAAAGAAACCATCAGGGAATATACCGATAGGTGGCACAAAATCTATCAAGCGATAGGGAACGTGGATCCAGTGGTCAGTATCAATTTCTACAAGTGGGGATTGGATAggatgagtcctttgtttgtCGAGATTCATGGAAGTGTCCCTACGACCGAAGGAGATATTCGAGTAATCATTGAAAATCACGCCAGATTGGAGGAAATCCAGCGGGAGAATCCGAGGGCCCAGACACAAAGATATCATCGGATTAATTCGGTGGAGAAAGCCAGCGGATCCAAGAGAAGAAACTCGGTCGAACGTTCCAACGAAGATAAGAGAGGACAAAGGGATGATCGGCGGAGTgatgatcgaaaattcgaagaccaaTTTTTCACGAAGCTAAACACCAACTACACTCGCATCCTAAGGGAAATTAAGAATCGAGAAAACTTAGAGTGGCTTTGGTTCAAAGGAAAGCAGCCACCCCGGTCTGAGAAGTCAAGAGACTACTGTGAGTACCACTGCTTCAACGGGCATCAGactgaaaagtgcaagaacctcaaAATAATTATCCAAAAGCTGATTGACGCTGGTGACCTCAAGCAATATGTTCAAAAGGCAGAAATCGATGATATG ATAGGaaaaagattgagaaaacaatttgAGGACTACTACGAGCTGTACAAGATTGATGGAGTCGAAGTTGATGAGAACGAAGCGTGGATGAACGCACCGATGACATTTGATGCTGAAGATGTCGAAGAAGACATGGAGGAGCACAACGATCCTTTAGTTATCATATTACCAGTAGAAGGGTGCAACGTCAAGAAGATTTTGATTGATGGAGGGAGTTCAGTCAACGTTCTGTTTTACGATACGTTCAAGCGAATGAAACTAAATGATGAGCAACTGATGTCTTCTTACTATACCATCTATGGATTCAACGACGCACCCACGAAGCCTCTGGGAGACATTGTTTTAGAAGTAAAGGCAGGCCCGATGAATATCGAAACCAGATTCAGTGTGGTAGACACTCCTTCTCCATACAACGCCATTATCGGTCGAAGATGGGTACACAAACTCAAAGGAGTAGCAACAACATATCACCAATACCTTAGATTCCCAACacccgaaggggtaatggaaatTAAGGGAGATCAGGTCACCGCTCGAAAATTCCAGGCTCTACAAAACCAACTCAATAATGAACAAGATGAGCAGCGGAAGTCCCACAGAAACAAAAACAAGGCAGCCTCTAAGGATAAGGCAATTGACCTTTATCTCGAAGAAATATCAGGAAAAAGCTTGACGAAGGAAAACATCGTCTTAACTACCGAAGCAGGTACTTCAGTGGCTAAGGGGGCtgaagagcctaccaaatag